A genomic window from Deferrivibrio essentukiensis includes:
- a CDS encoding DUF2231 domain-containing protein has translation MRREEVKKFNGKDGQPAYIIYKDKVYDVTNSRLWKNGVHMNRHKAGEDMTDFISMAPHGDDLLKRDNIKYVCDVEPEEIIPDKKDNLRRIYAKYHPHPVFIHYPMGILYFGAFMLLLYIITKNQSFEQTAFYSLICGTLSIFPAVASGIFSWWLNYEMTMTKIFKNKLTFSIILTAICVLLSIIRLSNPEIISSPGLFAFYCLLYFISIPVLTLIAYNGGKITWPN, from the coding sequence AGAAGAAGTTAAAAAGTTTAACGGTAAGGATGGTCAGCCGGCTTATATTATTTATAAAGATAAGGTTTATGATGTAACAAATAGTAGATTATGGAAAAATGGTGTTCACATGAACAGACATAAAGCCGGCGAGGATATGACAGATTTTATATCAATGGCTCCACACGGTGATGATCTGCTAAAAAGGGACAATATCAAATATGTTTGTGATGTAGAGCCTGAAGAGATTATTCCTGACAAAAAAGACAATTTGAGAAGAATTTATGCTAAATACCATCCTCATCCGGTATTTATACACTACCCGATGGGTATATTATATTTTGGTGCTTTTATGCTTTTGTTATATATCATTACAAAAAACCAAAGCTTTGAACAAACGGCTTTTTACTCTTTAATTTGCGGGACACTGTCTATTTTCCCGGCGGTTGCTTCCGGTATTTTTAGTTGGTGGCTAAACTATGAGATGACCATGACAAAAATCTTCAAAAATAAATTGACCTTTTCTATCATTTTAACTGCTATATGTGTCCTATTAAGTATAATTAGATTATCAAATCCCGAAATTATTTCTTCACCCGGATTATTTGCTTTTTACTGTTTATTATATTTTATATCAATACCTGTATTAACTTTAATTGCCTATAACGGCGGCAAAATTACTTGGCCAAATTAA
- a CDS encoding ferritin family protein: MENLSKKEMMKALEEMIQVVLIRIPKEVEAMRFYQSAAEKSVTQASKELFLNLAQQEKGHEAELRRILEDLKRQLNELKRSS, from the coding sequence ATGGAAAATTTGAGCAAAAAAGAGATGATGAAAGCACTTGAGGAGATGATTCAGGTTGTGTTGATTAGAATACCTAAGGAAGTGGAAGCCATGAGGTTTTATCAATCTGCCGCTGAAAAATCAGTGACCCAAGCTTCAAAAGAGCTTTTTTTGAATCTTGCCCAGCAGGAGAAAGGGCATGAAGCCGAGCTTAGGCGGATACTTGAGGATTTGAAAAGACAGTTAAATGAATTAAAAAGAAGCAGCTAA